The following proteins are encoded in a genomic region of Halalkalicoccus subterraneus:
- a CDS encoding HNH endonuclease produces MSTDTLPKEQLHQKLLSALDDAVVDYSDTSQKPLEITLDHPLPPKVRVYMYNVTSPEGDRPDDEYKAQLIAPGQDSDERGSFDFSDDWLVLLIGYEQYDEVFVLWDGYLHPNFSFSKTVYVKQWAIRKAVRGELGEQTRNLQTGEEVVITANSENLNEAIRLRTSLSSSSLPEGTEAAGVSNPDPEKKATDYNIPDKRTSEITRKIRNTIIVNNLKQRYNYRCQVCGDRRKQSRENYYAEGHHLKPLSEGGPDDIRNIIILCPNHHADFDFGMVKVDPNSLEIDHYYEDKKREIELRPGHEINPGFLEYNNAHIAEF; encoded by the coding sequence ATGTCAACTGATACTCTGCCAAAGGAACAATTACATCAGAAACTCCTTTCAGCCCTTGATGATGCTGTGGTAGACTATTCTGATACTTCACAGAAGCCATTAGAGATAACGCTGGATCACCCGCTCCCTCCGAAAGTTAGAGTATATATGTATAATGTCACAAGTCCCGAAGGAGATCGGCCAGATGACGAATACAAAGCACAACTAATAGCACCGGGTCAAGATAGCGACGAACGAGGTTCTTTCGATTTCTCTGATGATTGGCTTGTTCTCCTAATAGGTTACGAACAGTATGATGAGGTTTTTGTATTATGGGATGGATATTTACATCCGAACTTTTCGTTCTCAAAAACAGTCTATGTGAAGCAATGGGCTATCAGGAAGGCAGTCCGCGGTGAGTTGGGAGAACAGACTAGAAATTTACAAACTGGCGAAGAAGTGGTTATCACGGCCAATAGTGAGAATCTAAATGAGGCAATCCGTTTGCGAACCTCGCTCTCGAGTTCATCTCTCCCAGAGGGAACAGAAGCAGCTGGCGTATCCAATCCAGATCCGGAAAAGAAGGCTACTGACTATAATATACCGGATAAAAGGACATCAGAGATCACCAGAAAAATCCGGAATACAATTATCGTAAATAATCTAAAGCAGAGATACAACTACCGTTGTCAGGTTTGCGGGGATCGTCGAAAACAATCTAGGGAGAATTACTATGCTGAAGGACATCATTTGAAACCTCTGAGTGAGGGGGGGCCTGATGATATCAGGAACATAATCATACTCTGTCCAAATCACCACGCTGACTTCGATTTTGGGATGGTCAAAGTTGACCCTAATTCATTAGAAATCGATCACTATTACGAGGATAAAAAAAGAGAAATCGAACTCCGACCAGGTCATGAGATTAATCCCGGATTTCTAGAGTACAATAACGCTCATATCGCCGAATTCTGA
- a CDS encoding 5-methylcytosine restriction system specificity protein McrC — MSAVDEVYEYGQSTFNVPERGEIRIEGCPSSIGDQLRRASFTQQSPGVFTKSQAALDSDQEYEVVTVTVDGDENEILHIEATDIIGVVSLTPSSKVQVDPKIDWEHIFDMLLAVYDQNRSIEYHGIPLQDFLSDDIHLDDVFVVLAINYLDGLETIHRQGHIRDLVIRRLDSLDGRGEIDVEQTLLNHARGTLEPHWIRNETEYNNTANSLLHHAGKTLLRLFRQNSQENDHPAYDRIFSEVHREVERLESMGVGSGLDRIDEYQRISLSDLPKQRRYYQKAFDVAKAIMSSSLGQQLRDGPRELVVDYVLNMESLFEQYSQVVIERELTYIKSYDHLDDLDDVTPVRSPSVNPFEGEGQIYHEPDHTLQEGNETLAVLDSKYYAEGHDPVKKSASRSRLFSYAYLLHSDRLAFLCPLLEPKRRRVAQTGAELQIVSPEQEFTLDGYGDVVHDYLYDVLVERSAELEAFRAVAENRLCLDGTEETDLSQAKQMSGRFTFKDLRDFSLRVVKAAADEHSWEVRNRYDLEQDGDWTREQIETRCDRRYEHTTTCVPVFCRDQGQEWIDLYFLENSSGKVEKEGPLKLL; from the coding sequence ATGAGCGCCGTTGACGAAGTCTACGAGTACGGGCAGAGCACCTTCAACGTCCCCGAGCGCGGGGAAATCCGGATAGAGGGCTGTCCGTCGTCTATTGGGGACCAACTTCGTCGCGCTTCGTTCACGCAGCAGAGTCCCGGGGTGTTCACGAAGAGCCAAGCGGCACTCGATTCCGACCAAGAGTACGAGGTCGTGACGGTCACTGTAGACGGCGACGAGAATGAGATTCTCCATATCGAAGCGACGGACATCATTGGTGTCGTGAGCCTCACGCCGTCGTCGAAGGTACAGGTCGATCCGAAGATCGACTGGGAGCACATCTTCGACATGCTGCTGGCCGTCTACGACCAGAACCGGTCTATCGAGTACCACGGGATCCCGCTTCAGGACTTCCTCTCCGACGACATCCACCTCGACGACGTATTCGTGGTCTTGGCGATCAACTATCTCGATGGATTGGAAACAATCCACCGGCAGGGGCACATCCGCGATCTGGTCATTCGACGGCTCGACAGCCTCGACGGTCGGGGCGAGATCGATGTTGAACAGACGCTGTTGAACCACGCACGCGGAACGCTGGAACCACACTGGATCCGCAACGAGACAGAGTACAACAACACTGCGAACTCACTGCTCCACCACGCCGGGAAGACGCTCCTTCGACTTTTTCGACAGAACTCCCAAGAGAACGACCATCCAGCGTACGACCGAATTTTCTCAGAGGTTCACCGGGAAGTAGAACGCCTGGAGAGTATGGGTGTCGGGAGCGGATTGGATCGGATAGACGAGTACCAACGCATCTCTCTCAGCGATCTGCCCAAGCAGCGTCGGTACTACCAGAAGGCGTTCGACGTCGCCAAAGCGATTATGTCGTCGTCGCTCGGCCAGCAGCTCCGCGACGGGCCACGAGAACTGGTCGTGGACTACGTCCTGAATATGGAGTCGCTGTTCGAGCAGTACTCCCAGGTCGTTATCGAGCGCGAGCTCACGTACATCAAGTCCTACGACCATCTCGACGATCTCGACGACGTGACACCCGTTCGGTCACCATCCGTGAATCCGTTCGAGGGTGAGGGACAGATCTACCACGAACCGGACCATACACTGCAGGAGGGCAACGAGACGCTCGCCGTGCTGGATTCGAAGTACTACGCAGAAGGTCACGATCCAGTGAAGAAATCGGCGTCCAGATCACGACTGTTCAGCTACGCCTATCTCCTTCACTCTGATCGGCTCGCGTTCCTGTGTCCGCTTCTCGAACCGAAGCGTCGAAGGGTCGCCCAAACTGGAGCCGAACTGCAGATCGTCTCGCCCGAGCAAGAGTTCACTTTGGACGGATACGGCGACGTCGTCCACGACTATCTGTACGACGTGCTCGTTGAAAGATCCGCAGAACTCGAAGCCTTCCGCGCCGTCGCGGAGAACCGATTGTGTCTCGACGGCACCGAGGAAACCGACCTGAGTCAGGCGAAGCAGATGAGCGGACGGTTCACGTTCAAAGACCTACGAGACTTCTCTCTGCGTGTCGTCAAAGCGGCAGCTGACGAACACTCCTGGGAGGTGCGTAATCGATACGATTTGGAACAGGACGGTGATTGGACCCGCGAGCAGATCGAAACCCGTTGTGATCGTCGGTACGAACACACAACAACTTGTGTCCCTGTGTTCTGTCGGGATCAAGGTCAGGAGTGGATCGACCTATACTTCCTCGAAAATAGTTCCGGTAAGGTGGAGAAAGAAGGGCCGCTAAAGCTACTGTAG
- a CDS encoding AAA family ATPase, whose protein sequence is MSDSSDNYTLEDAKDEIGILHRVTDDVVEAIQSAENEEVLEFLIEDEKLDVIHDGKRGLGQVRRAVLESPLTSDRLKRVVSLRGDETPEKILVPNDVERNAKVALEAGKPVVLYGPTGTGKTTFAKQLARETGIGYTLNTATPSWTPSDIIGGISPDYTGDSLSYRTKPGCVSEAVQRARHFDVKYGVILDEITRADISKIFGPLYTAIENPHQTIFETDEGETIELDERVNIICTMNMSDRTVNELDNAITRRFAMIELDEYEEDKRRQLFRDWITTHVTGHTELGESEILRLFERDYQGINHGHESTSQGSIMRFGPMHYRDVAVFLGVGCREGGEYEYDQTDAVGQAFRTYIIPRLLNSAAFPQVERIAEHYRALNGEFEEFDLAPAAELAERELEQERRRMGSYE, encoded by the coding sequence ATGAGTGACTCGTCGGACAACTATACACTTGAGGATGCAAAAGACGAAATCGGAATTCTTCACCGGGTAACTGACGACGTCGTCGAGGCAATTCAAAGTGCTGAGAACGAGGAAGTACTTGAGTTCTTGATCGAGGACGAGAAACTCGACGTAATCCACGACGGCAAGCGTGGTCTGGGACAGGTTCGGCGTGCCGTGCTTGAGTCTCCGCTGACGTCAGACCGTCTCAAGCGAGTTGTGAGTCTCCGTGGTGACGAAACTCCTGAGAAGATACTTGTCCCGAACGATGTCGAACGAAACGCGAAGGTCGCGCTTGAAGCCGGTAAACCGGTCGTTCTGTACGGGCCGACCGGAACAGGGAAGACGACTTTCGCCAAGCAGCTCGCCCGCGAGACCGGCATCGGTTACACCCTCAACACCGCGACCCCTTCTTGGACGCCGTCAGACATTATCGGTGGCATCAGCCCGGACTACACGGGCGATTCACTGAGCTATCGAACGAAGCCCGGCTGCGTTTCGGAAGCAGTCCAGCGTGCGCGACACTTCGACGTCAAGTACGGCGTCATTCTCGATGAGATCACCCGGGCGGACATCTCGAAGATTTTCGGCCCACTATACACTGCCATCGAGAACCCTCATCAAACCATTTTCGAGACCGACGAGGGCGAGACCATTGAACTGGATGAGAGGGTGAACATCATCTGCACAATGAATATGTCTGATCGGACAGTGAACGAACTCGACAACGCGATCACTCGCCGGTTCGCCATGATCGAGCTGGATGAGTACGAAGAGGACAAGCGCCGCCAGCTGTTCAGGGACTGGATCACCACGCACGTCACCGGACACACGGAGCTCGGAGAAAGCGAGATTCTCCGCCTGTTCGAGCGGGACTACCAGGGGATCAACCACGGCCACGAATCAACGTCGCAAGGGTCAATTATGCGCTTCGGCCCAATGCACTACCGCGACGTGGCTGTCTTCTTGGGTGTCGGCTGTCGGGAAGGCGGCGAATACGAGTACGACCAGACTGACGCGGTCGGACAAGCGTTCCGGACGTATATCATTCCGCGGCTTCTGAACTCCGCCGCATTCCCGCAAGTCGAACGAATCGCAGAGCACTACCGTGCGCTGAACGGCGAGTTCGAAGAGTTCGATCTCGCACCGGCGGCTGAACTCGCCGAACGAGAACTCGAACAAGAACGCCGCCGGATGGGTTCCTACGAGTAA
- a CDS encoding DUF499 domain-containing protein, whose amino-acid sequence MAQMGSLSNTLEDTVTLSRELREEGQIDGQVKLYNVDDDGEFESDAELFFERTLMTQGLQEALSILRDSLTGDDPRGTHILYGPYGSGKSHQMVALYHCFDDPAAAGAWASDSVEGFDAALPESAMPITVAMQNEQYEYLWEPFFEALDYDPGTFESGGYPDMQTIQEAVSDDTVAFFVDELEDWFDTLQGDRKSANKAFLQSLLESTALSDLELYTIVSVLREGSEVHDILNREQAVEVNMNNQVDKREVLRHRLIDSVDESAAREIVNGYFDAYDQADGHVDLPDDLLSEMHDLYPFHPVLLDALETRYYADEGNQNTRGMIYLFSKVLLQMQDQTDLITHGDIDAIEFEDELAKINYERLNAATGDIKSRIDTDEVPHGRRILNTILLYSLKPSEGEGAEVSEIVMGAYQTADLVSDVVLNLERLHGVAWHLHKLNGKYAIRDRQNPNALIRNAAVDVSETSAKAEIADFITDIFGSNAYPVGFRTNDMRDISDNREVKVVVKDGQWTQTEVKKVITNDGRGREWRNTLVFVQPSGDKAIESGTRYIDKARYIEGARQVLADESLDDEIRTSIRSMKKQEENELREELQLLYGDVIDGDNLMDDDEWAKVEPMDLDVFVLDEAKLDASNIANSAAADPFDLQSHVWDIAEDLLERRGEISIKDIYEQFLRDPELPIPGSANDVLNATVEALDGKPVLARDTGGFRDDLSGSSLDTVLVQQDDVNVWGVDDAEQELRQRFGSGTTALDIGDFELELVEDSEIWIDGDSHDVVMRAIGRLAREDQYVIVKGNEILDKPQSDATLRDVGGAEVVGASSLVDRIETHIDDDGYANLDTIIGEVRSDEAVFLPPDETESVAREAVNEFLVDDYVLEAGGRYLGSLGDREPTTVKIVPTVSDRIGDQILAYIEDLEPSDQFTVNKVTDRFDDSVTEYMVRTFLLENIGKDEKPEYVVNTTGSDKATDWVPGYPFRKADTEADTWRFEYNGDDVAAMRSKWRNNHQTGSVEYGDVTFMLPEWEGVPGALQGTADVERTQVSLTLRSEQDYTKVQDLFERMPDESSSLKIEISFQK is encoded by the coding sequence CCACGCGGGACGCACATTCTCTATGGTCCGTACGGCAGTGGGAAGTCCCACCAGATGGTTGCGCTGTACCACTGTTTCGATGATCCTGCAGCAGCAGGCGCGTGGGCGAGTGATTCGGTCGAAGGATTCGATGCTGCGCTTCCGGAGTCCGCGATGCCGATTACGGTGGCGATGCAGAACGAACAGTACGAATATCTCTGGGAGCCGTTCTTCGAGGCGCTCGATTACGACCCTGGGACGTTCGAGTCGGGAGGGTATCCCGACATGCAGACAATTCAGGAGGCTGTTAGCGACGACACAGTCGCATTTTTCGTGGACGAGCTGGAGGACTGGTTCGACACGCTTCAGGGTGACCGCAAGAGCGCGAACAAGGCGTTCCTCCAGTCGCTGCTCGAATCGACCGCGCTCTCGGACCTCGAACTGTACACTATCGTCTCTGTGCTCCGTGAAGGGTCTGAGGTTCACGACATTCTGAACCGCGAACAGGCGGTTGAGGTTAATATGAATAATCAGGTTGACAAGCGAGAGGTCCTGCGCCACCGCCTGATCGACTCCGTCGACGAGAGTGCGGCCCGCGAAATCGTCAACGGGTATTTCGACGCGTACGACCAAGCCGATGGGCACGTCGATCTCCCAGACGACTTGCTGTCGGAGATGCACGACCTCTATCCGTTCCATCCTGTGCTTCTGGACGCGCTTGAGACACGCTACTACGCCGATGAGGGCAACCAGAACACGCGCGGGATGATCTACCTCTTCTCGAAGGTCCTCCTGCAGATGCAGGATCAGACAGACCTGATCACGCACGGCGACATCGACGCCATCGAGTTCGAAGACGAACTGGCGAAGATCAACTACGAACGGCTGAACGCCGCCACCGGAGACATCAAAAGCCGTATCGACACCGATGAAGTGCCTCACGGTCGCCGCATCCTGAACACGATTCTCCTGTACTCGCTGAAGCCCAGCGAAGGCGAGGGCGCGGAGGTCTCGGAGATTGTGATGGGTGCTTACCAGACAGCTGACCTCGTCTCCGACGTCGTCCTCAACCTTGAACGCCTTCACGGAGTCGCGTGGCATCTCCACAAGCTGAACGGAAAGTACGCAATCCGGGACCGACAGAACCCGAACGCGCTCATTCGGAACGCAGCTGTTGACGTGTCGGAGACGTCGGCAAAGGCCGAGATCGCGGACTTCATCACGGACATCTTCGGCTCGAATGCGTACCCGGTCGGGTTCCGGACGAACGATATGCGAGACATCTCGGACAACCGTGAAGTAAAGGTCGTCGTGAAGGACGGCCAGTGGACCCAAACGGAGGTCAAGAAGGTCATCACGAACGACGGTCGCGGACGCGAGTGGCGCAACACGCTCGTGTTCGTCCAGCCCTCGGGGGACAAGGCCATCGAGTCGGGAACGCGGTACATCGACAAGGCACGGTACATCGAGGGTGCACGGCAGGTACTCGCCGACGAGTCGCTTGATGACGAAATCCGCACGTCGATTCGGAGCATGAAGAAGCAAGAGGAGAACGAACTCCGCGAGGAACTCCAACTCCTGTACGGCGATGTGATCGACGGGGATAATTTGATGGACGACGACGAGTGGGCGAAAGTGGAGCCGATGGACCTCGATGTCTTCGTCCTTGACGAGGCGAAACTGGACGCCTCGAACATTGCGAATTCTGCGGCAGCTGACCCGTTCGACCTCCAGTCACACGTCTGGGACATCGCCGAGGACCTGCTGGAACGGCGTGGAGAGATCTCGATCAAGGACATCTACGAGCAGTTCCTCCGTGACCCGGAGCTCCCGATTCCCGGCAGCGCGAACGACGTGTTGAACGCGACCGTCGAAGCGCTCGACGGCAAGCCGGTGCTCGCTCGTGACACCGGCGGGTTCCGCGACGACCTTTCGGGAAGCTCGCTGGACACTGTGCTCGTTCAGCAGGACGACGTGAATGTGTGGGGTGTCGATGACGCCGAGCAGGAACTCCGCCAGCGCTTCGGAAGCGGCACGACTGCGCTTGACATCGGCGACTTCGAGCTGGAGCTCGTTGAGGACAGCGAGATCTGGATCGACGGCGACAGCCACGACGTCGTGATGCGGGCTATTGGTCGGCTCGCCCGTGAGGACCAGTACGTCATCGTGAAGGGGAACGAGATTCTCGATAAGCCACAGTCCGACGCGACCCTCCGCGACGTCGGCGGCGCGGAGGTCGTCGGTGCATCGTCCCTCGTGGACCGCATCGAGACGCACATCGACGACGACGGCTACGCGAACCTCGACACGATCATTGGGGAGGTTCGGTCGGATGAAGCAGTGTTCCTGCCGCCGGACGAGACTGAATCGGTCGCTCGTGAGGCGGTCAACGAATTCCTCGTGGACGACTACGTGCTGGAAGCCGGCGGTCGGTACCTCGGATCGCTCGGTGACCGCGAGCCGACGACAGTCAAGATCGTCCCGACGGTGTCCGATCGAATCGGTGACCAGATTTTGGCGTACATCGAGGACTTGGAACCGAGTGACCAGTTCACCGTGAACAAGGTTACCGACCGGTTCGACGACAGCGTCACCGAGTACATGGTGCGGACGTTCTTGCTGGAGAACATTGGAAAGGACGAGAAGCCGGAGTACGTCGTCAACACGACTGGGTCGGACAAAGCCACCGACTGGGTACCCGGCTACCCGTTCCGAAAGGCCGACACGGAGGCTGATACGTGGCGCTTTGAGTACAACGGCGACGACGTCGCTGCGATGCGGAGCAAGTGGCGGAACAACCACCAGACGGGAAGCGTCGAGTACGGCGACGTCACGTTCATGCTGCCTGAGTGGGAGGGAGTTCCCGGTGCTCTTCAGGGGACCGCCGACGTCGAGCGGACGCAGGTTAGCTTGACATTACGGTCAGAGCAGGACTACACAAAGGTGCAGGATCTGTTCGAGCGGATGCCCGACGAGTCGTCGAGCCTGAAAATCGAGATCAGCTTCCAGAAGTAG
- a CDS encoding myosin/kinesin family protein gives MTVDELDDEEVRKQYAIITDRVPSYKERKAECEDELQSDDEVVENARKEVEAGIRNGRKHDNLLTSTISAFLPNGSVQQQTGWTFRGAEPLSEYNEPNADAIFCNPDRNLALIVECKTSLSSPGNALTQIYDAADAVREYRDELSENIGMEIKRLETAICVPSYLDEQLAQRIEYEEQNGDAREQVYVWRWHYLQEGERIDLFTSFDNRTRSEATHDSKLTQVLNSSVEITKERQATPSFFPSSHTFHIMEAALSQLLKKRIRNEGPLREFTDTELHNILISQRHLPHYNANKIGTRIYDGLMDRLESDNLVTTIDQEETELTAGEKFYRYRVRGRSVETVLKNLQEKYRTKAIDRKIEIKAMRKVIEEFDEDQSSLGDFG, from the coding sequence ATGACGGTCGATGAGTTGGACGATGAAGAGGTCCGCAAGCAGTACGCGATTATCACCGATCGCGTTCCCTCCTACAAGGAACGGAAGGCAGAATGCGAAGATGAGCTCCAGAGTGATGACGAGGTAGTTGAGAACGCGAGAAAGGAGGTTGAAGCAGGGATTCGAAACGGGCGAAAGCACGATAATCTCCTTACGTCTACAATCTCGGCATTCCTCCCGAACGGTTCGGTTCAACAACAGACGGGCTGGACGTTCCGCGGTGCAGAACCACTGTCGGAGTATAATGAGCCGAATGCTGATGCCATCTTCTGTAATCCTGATCGGAACCTCGCGCTCATTGTCGAATGTAAGACCAGCCTCTCTTCACCGGGGAACGCTCTAACCCAAATCTATGACGCAGCTGACGCAGTCCGGGAATACCGTGATGAACTCTCGGAGAACATCGGGATGGAGATCAAGCGGCTCGAAACAGCAATTTGTGTTCCAAGTTACCTTGACGAACAATTAGCGCAACGAATTGAGTATGAGGAGCAGAACGGCGACGCTCGGGAACAGGTCTACGTCTGGAGATGGCACTACCTGCAGGAGGGTGAACGAATCGATCTCTTCACTAGTTTTGACAACCGAACTCGTTCCGAGGCTACGCACGACAGTAAACTCACTCAGGTTCTGAACTCGAGTGTCGAAATCACAAAGGAGAGGCAGGCGACACCATCGTTCTTCCCGTCTTCGCACACCTTCCACATCATGGAAGCGGCGCTCTCGCAGCTTCTAAAGAAGCGAATCAGGAACGAAGGTCCGCTGAGAGAATTCACTGATACGGAGTTACACAATATCCTGATATCTCAGCGCCACCTCCCTCACTATAACGCAAACAAGATTGGTACACGGATTTACGATGGCCTGATGGACCGACTAGAGTCGGATAACCTGGTCACGACCATCGATCAAGAAGAAACCGAACTCACGGCAGGTGAGAAGTTCTATCGCTACCGGGTACGGGGCCGTTCCGTCGAAACGGTACTGAAGAATCTGCAGGAGAAATACCGAACAAAAGCAATTGACCGAAAGATCGAGATCAAGGCCATGAGGAAGGTCATCGAAGAGTTTGACGAAGACCAGAGTTCATTGGGCGACTTCGGATGA
- a CDS encoding DUF1156 domain-containing protein encodes MTDSSRGKQISERQSLPIEKGFPIERVNEIAEKEGRAKMYYRPIYTMHKWWARRLGCVFRAISLYTLLDDPEKVEVFEPGNEDQTLAGWGDDDAEEFDVASLLEQVDMTDPESLWKLYPKDVRVEDKKILDPFMGGGTSLVEASRFGAEVIGNDLNPVAWFVTKKELEAGQTDVEDLKAAFKEVKEDVADEITQYYRTPCPNGDHEANVMYNFWVKELDCVSCGHTVPLFKDYRVAKGRYENDDQYNVLCPDCGAVTLVDDWQSESVCDDCGHGFVPKEGNVSRGGKYNCPDCGQKYAITDAIQEQGGYDTRLYALEYYCEHCEDIGKERSLYKGYKRAEDTDVQLFNEAKERWEGNEELRSYSPSEQVPEGHIPSERNPIFDHGYEEWQDMFTERQMFGLSTLLRSIDQNVSDDNLRELLLLGFSDCLMFNSTFSIYNLNANKIEGTFRMNSFVPQTDFVENNLWGTKFGRGTFSNTMDKVFNAVEYASNPTERYIEDGETKESEPFSKEIGGTHTLNLGDARTIDFGENEFDAVITDPPYYDNVMYSEVADYFYVWQKLLLEDEYPGFDNEKTPRADSIVTNPFHDKTAEDFESELGQAFENIHRHLKSDGLLAFTYHHSDSESWGELLESLCETGFEVTATYPISSDLNKFISGEAVSFDIVVVARPIDDTEPASWKSLRRDIYRTARRTRTQLDENRDLSRGDIGVMEMGACFREYSKHHGKVQRDGEIMSAKEVVQEIYGIIQDASDIGVEDVFIDLLDTPDVSYDDVNKLCRGTNATPEDLKETRLYNQDDGFELGTWDNEKRQAYIQERVNGDGGEHLSNLDKLQFLRYRYEKGQAVQNYVEKWDVDDDLRELAGRLADVTGDDTYTRVLGDRDITSY; translated from the coding sequence ATGACAGATAGCTCCAGAGGGAAGCAGATTTCTGAACGTCAATCCCTCCCGATTGAAAAGGGATTCCCTATTGAGCGGGTGAACGAGATCGCCGAGAAGGAAGGCCGTGCGAAGATGTACTACCGGCCGATTTACACTATGCACAAGTGGTGGGCACGTCGTCTCGGCTGCGTCTTCCGTGCTATCTCTCTGTATACGCTTCTGGATGATCCAGAAAAGGTGGAAGTGTTTGAACCAGGGAACGAGGACCAGACACTCGCCGGCTGGGGTGACGACGACGCCGAAGAATTCGATGTTGCGTCCCTGCTTGAGCAGGTAGATATGACGGATCCGGAGAGCCTTTGGAAACTCTACCCCAAAGACGTACGCGTTGAAGACAAGAAGATCCTCGATCCGTTTATGGGGGGTGGAACCTCGCTAGTTGAGGCATCGCGTTTCGGTGCCGAGGTCATTGGCAACGACCTGAATCCGGTCGCCTGGTTCGTCACCAAAAAAGAACTTGAAGCTGGCCAGACCGACGTCGAAGACCTCAAAGCCGCCTTCAAGGAGGTTAAGGAGGACGTCGCCGACGAGATTACGCAGTATTACCGGACACCCTGCCCGAACGGCGACCACGAGGCTAACGTGATGTACAACTTCTGGGTCAAGGAGTTGGACTGCGTCTCCTGTGGGCACACTGTTCCGCTCTTCAAAGACTACCGTGTCGCGAAAGGCCGGTACGAGAACGACGACCAGTATAATGTGCTTTGCCCGGACTGTGGGGCAGTCACACTTGTAGATGACTGGCAGTCAGAGAGCGTCTGCGACGACTGTGGGCATGGGTTCGTCCCCAAGGAAGGAAACGTCTCCCGTGGCGGGAAGTACAACTGTCCCGACTGCGGACAGAAGTATGCGATTACGGACGCAATTCAGGAGCAGGGAGGCTACGACACGCGACTGTACGCTCTAGAGTATTATTGTGAACACTGTGAGGATATAGGTAAAGAGCGGAGCTTGTACAAAGGGTACAAAAGGGCTGAAGATACGGATGTTCAGCTCTTTAACGAAGCAAAAGAAAGATGGGAAGGAAATGAAGAACTCCGTTCTTATTCACCTTCTGAACAGGTCCCCGAGGGACACATTCCTTCAGAAAGAAATCCTATCTTTGACCATGGGTATGAAGAGTGGCAGGATATGTTCACTGAAAGACAGATGTTTGGCCTGAGTACGCTTCTACGTTCAATTGACCAGAACGTGTCGGACGATAATCTTAGAGAATTATTGCTTCTGGGCTTCTCTGACTGTCTGATGTTCAATAGTACTTTTTCTATCTACAATCTAAACGCTAACAAGATCGAGGGAACGTTTAGGATGAACTCATTCGTTCCCCAGACAGACTTCGTTGAGAACAATCTCTGGGGTACTAAATTCGGACGGGGGACTTTCTCCAATACTATGGACAAAGTCTTCAATGCTGTAGAATACGCCTCAAACCCCACAGAACGCTATATCGAAGATGGTGAGACAAAAGAGTCAGAGCCATTCTCGAAGGAAATTGGTGGAACACATACTCTAAATCTGGGTGACGCTAGGACGATTGATTTCGGGGAAAACGAATTTGACGCAGTAATCACAGATCCACCGTACTATGATAATGTCATGTACTCAGAAGTTGCTGATTATTTTTATGTTTGGCAAAAGCTTCTACTCGAGGATGAATATCCGGGGTTCGATAACGAAAAAACACCCCGAGCAGATAGTATTGTTACCAATCCGTTCCACGATAAAACGGCAGAAGATTTTGAGTCTGAGCTGGGGCAAGCGTTCGAAAATATCCACCGCCATCTCAAGTCGGATGGACTGTTAGCATTTACTTATCACCACTCTGATTCGGAATCTTGGGGAGAATTACTGGAGTCCCTCTGCGAGACTGGATTCGAGGTAACGGCCACGTATCCCATCTCATCAGACCTGAACAAGTTCATCAGCGGAGAAGCCGTCTCCTTCGATATCGTCGTCGTCGCCCGCCCCATCGACGACACCGAGCCAGCCTCGTGGAAATCCCTCCGCCGCGACATTTATCGAACGGCCCGCCGTACCCGCACGCAACTCGACGAGAACCGCGACCTCTCCCGCGGCGACATCGGCGTGATGGAGATGGGCGCGTGTTTCCGCGAGTACTCCAAGCACCACGGGAAGGTGCAGCGCGACGGCGAGATCATGTCCGCCAAGGAAGTCGTCCAGGAGATATACGGCATCATCCAGGACGCCAGCGACATCGGCGTCGAAGACGTGTTCATCGACTTGCTCGACACGCCGGACGTCTCCTACGACGACGTCAACAAGCTCTGCCGCGGGACGAACGCTACCCCGGAGGACCTCAAGGAGACGCGCCTGTACAACCAGGACGACGGCTTCGAACTCGGCACGTGGGACAACGAGAAACGGCAGGCGTACATCCAGGAGCGCGTCAACGGCGACGGTGGCGAACACCTCTCGAACCTCGACAAGCTCCAGTTCCTCCGGTACCGCTACGAGAAGGGACAGGCGGTCCAGAACTACGTCGAGAAGTGGGACGTCGATGACGACCTACGTGAACTCGCTGGTCGGCTCGCCGACGTGACCGGCGACGACACGTACACGCGGGTTCTCGGCGACCGGGATATCACGAGCTACTAA